The DNA segment CTTTCGTACTGTCTGAAAGAGACCATATATACCACGGGGTTCCTTTTTGCGCGGCAAGGTGGATTCATGGGGAGGAAAACGCGATAGGGAACATGGTGACGAACGAGGGTGAGAATTCGAGGTTTAAAATCATCTTGATCGTCGGGTCGTCACAGGATATAATCATGCCTTGTGGAATTTGTAGAGAAGCGATTAAACGTTATGGCGTCCCAGACGTAGTCGTTCTATGTGCAAACCTATCTTTGACTAAGATAGAGAAGTTTAGAATCTCTGACCTCTACCCGTATCCCTATGAAGGAGAACTATGCCAGTAAATCGATATCCTCTTAACACCTTCTATCTCAAGGATTTTCACCCTATAAAGTCTAATAAACATGTACAAATCTTCACCAGCTTCCGTAGGCTCTTTCATTTCACTTGAAATGCTCGATTATTTTTGAATATTCATCTAGGAGTTCGAAGTTCTTCGACAAAGGATAGATGAATAAAATGATCTTGGAGACCCCTAGGTCGACGAACTTTTCTATCCTATGTGAAACTTCTTTCGCCGAATCTTTGCCTTCATCATAGTTCATCGTAACATTCGCAACATATTCCTTAGTGCAATAGGCTCCAAATTCAAGACCTAAACATGCCTAAAGATACGATAAGTGGAAAAGCCAAACCGATCATCGAACGGTTCTAAAACAGTAACAGTCAACCACTAGTTAGGCGATGAGGCGGAAAAATAGCAGAGTGTAGTCCCGGGGGCCGGATTTGAACCGACGGCACTCCGGTTTCTGTACGCCTGGCAGGCTGGATGACCGGCGCCGTGTCAGGCGTGGTCTACAGCCGGAAGCTCTACCAGGCTGAGCTACCCCGGGACAGGTTAAAGTGGTGTTTAGATCCTTTTATAAAGATTACCTCCTTGACGTCGGTCTAAAGGTCAATCCTACAAGGGGTCTTTTATGCATCGCTGTGTTGTGTCACTGCCTAAGCAACGCGATCGTCTCCATGTGCTCTGTCTGCGGAAACTGGTCTATGAAGATGAGGTGTTCGAGCTTGTACCCGGCTCTAGAAAGCATGGTTATGTCCCTCTTCTGGGTCTTGGGGTTGCAAGATACGTAGACGACGGTTTTAGGCTTAGACCTAGCGAGCAGCCTAACGGCCTTAGGATGTAGCCCGCTTCTAGGAGGGTCTAGTAGAACCTTGTCTGTGTCAAGCTTTCTGAGCCGCTCGACTTTAACGTTCAAAGCCTCGTAGCCCTCGACATCGTTAAGCCTCATGTTCTCCCTTAGAAGCTCTATCGCCTCGCTTTCAGAGTCCACACATACGACTTTGGAGTGTTTACCTATCTCGACCGAGAAGGTTCCCACGCCGCAGTATAGGTCGTAAACCTTCCCGCCATCGGGTTCTAGAAGCTCCACGGCCTTCTTCACCAGAAGCTCGGCCGTATAGGGGTTAGACTGGAAGAAGCTGTTTACACCGATGAGGTATGTATTGCCTAGAAGCCTCTCCCTTATGAGGGGGGCTCCATGTATAAGCCTCGTCTCGAAGGAGTAGGAGACGTCGGTGACGTATGGGTTCAAGCCCCAGTATAGGCTCGTAACCTCTATCCCCTTCTCTTCGAGAAGCTCTAAAAACTTCGAGAAAAGGACCCGGTAGTCTCTCTCCTCCATAGGCTTAAACGTGACCACCGTGCACATACGTTCGCCCGTGAACTTCCCCTCCCGGATAACCAGATACCTTACGAAGCCTCTCTGGGCTTTAGCGTCCCAAGGCTCCAAACCCTCAGCCTTTATGAATTCCCTGAACACGTTTTTAGCGAGGTCTGCCTCCCTAGACATGAGGAGACACTCCTCGAGGTCGACGTATCTCCACCACTTCCCCCTCTCCTTCAAGCCGACCACGTGACCTGGTCCTACGACGTAATCCATACGGTTCCTGTAGTAGAATCGTCTAGGCGACTCGTACACCTCATGAGGCTCAAACCCGAAAAGCTTCTCAAGCCTAGAAACCTTAAGCTCGACCTGCTCCCGATAGGGTAGATGCTGAAGCTGACAGCCTCCGCATACGCCGTAGTGCCTACACTTCACGAGAAAACTCATCCCCCTAAACGGCTTAAAAACGTTCAAACATTAACGACGCTAAATTCTAGGGAGGTTAAAAAGGAGAAAGAGGGTTAAAGCATCCCGAGCTCCCTAGCGACCTCTTTAGCCACCTGAACGACCTTCTCTCTGAACTTATTGTAGGCCTCTGTGAAGCCAGTCATCGTCTTGACGGTGGAGCCGAACTTGCCCCAATCTTCGTAGGGCAACCCTCTTGTCCCGAAGCCCTTCACGTCAACGCCGACCTTCTCCATAAGCTCAGCCAAGTCTGGCGTGAGCTCGTAGGCCTTGACGAAGTCTTCAAGCTGCATGAGCGTCTTAACCACCTCGGGGCTATGCTTCCTCGTTATAGCGTTGTCGTAGTCTCGCAGGTTGAAGCCCGGCTTCCTAGACTCCTTCAAGACATTCTGCTGATGGTCTGGGAACTCTGTGTTCGTCATGTTCAACCTAGCCAACGTGAGATATGTGTCCATAGGCTTTCTCTTAGATGCGGGCAACATATCTATGTTCCCGAGGATCTCCTCAGCCTTCTCGGTCGAGAGACCATACTCCGAGATGAGGTAGCCCAGCCACTTAGCCCTATTCTCCGGGCTGAAGAATATCCACCAAACCCTCTGGGCGACAAGCGTCCCGGCTAGCCCTATAGTCTCCTCCCACTTCTTCAAGTAATCCATAGCCTCCTCCTTAGAGGCGAACAAACCCGCCTCGGCTAAGAACTCTGCGAACGGCTCTTTGGTCAACGGTCTCAGATATTGTCGGAAGGCCACGAGCTTTATCTTCTCGTCCAAGGTCTTAGCCGTGTAGTCGTAGCCCCAGCCCGTCGCCCCTGTCCAAGGCTTACCCTTACCGGCCACAGGTACACCAAGCTTCTCGGCAAGCTCGATGAGCTTAGCCTCAGGGTCGTCGAACTTCTTCAAAGCCTCCGCTATCAGCTGGGCAGCCTTAACCTCTCTCAGATGGCCTTCGAGCCTACCACCCATGTTCGTCTCGTACACCTTAGTCGTCCTGATACCCATCTTAGCCGCCTTCGCCATACCACGCATCTTAGCGAGTATCAAAGCCGCCTCCTGGGAGACCGTGTAGGTTATCGTGTTGTTCGTCCCTATTCCCAAGCTCTCAAGCTCGCTTGTTATATCTATGGCGGCGGGGCTACTACCGGCAACTTTAAAGACTATGTTAGGCCTACCCCTCTCGACCTCGCCGGGCCAACCCCAGAGCAGGTACTCGTCGTAGTCCATGAAGTAGTCCTGGGTAGCCTTGTATATCTTAAGCGCGTCCTCTAAGCTACCCTCCAGGCTGTCGGCCACGTTCGGGTTTAACTGGTAGCTAACCATACCGTCTGAGAAGTTCTTCAGATACGCAACGGGTCTGAAGACCTCCATGTTAGGCCAGAGTGCCAACATGGTCGCTATCATCGCAAGCTCGTCCTGACGCCTGTCTATATCCTTCAGATATTCAGGATGCTTTTTGAAGTGCTCTCTAAGCTTATCCCATAGGCTTGGGTCGTCTCTGTAGGCTATCGCCGCCAACACGGGGTTCGTGGAAACCTGCACATACCCCAGTCTTCTAAGCCATCTAAGCCCCACGGCGTAGTCGTTTCCAAACCTGCACATACCTTCTTTAGACATGATGTAGTAGACGTTCGTCTGAAGCTCCTCTCTCACGGCGTCTAGGAAGCTCAGCGTGACGGCGTTTTCATCCAGTTTCTTCTCGACGTTCTCACCCATGACTGCTACCATACCCTTCCTGCCCCTAGGGTCGCCAGCCATGACCTTCTTCATATCCTCGATCTTCAGCTTGACCACGGCCTTGGCTATCGGCGCGTCTCCACTCTGTTCACGTTCAAGATTCTCCCAAGCGGAAAGGGCTTCGCGTATGATCCTGAGACCGTCTTCGACATCTCTCTCCGGGAAACCTACCCAATACCTCTCCATACCGAACAGGTTGATGGCTATCTCCAAGAGAAGGTCGTAAGCGTATCCTCTCTTGAGGATTACAGAAGCCTCATCCTCCTCGCCTTTAACCCACTTAGCTCTGACGAACATGAGGTTCAGCTTCCTTATTATAGCGCCTAATACTTCGACGAGCTTGCCTTTTAAACCAGGGTTCAGGAGGCTGTCTGCGGCCAGCTGCGGATACCCCAACATAGCGGTCTTGACCGCGTGGTCGGCGTAGTCGAGGCTCCTAGGTGGGTGAGGAAGCTCCTTAGGCTTGGCGGAGGATAGAACCTTATACGCGTCCAACGAATTCACCTTGTCTAATTAGGGACGGACTCTCTAAAAACTTTACTAGCCTCTCTCACAAGTCTTATATCCGATCCCTTACGCTAGATAGCTTTTGATGCCTGACCGTATACGTATAGGGTTCATAGGAGCCGGAGAGCTCGCCAACAGTGTCCACTACCCGTCTCTCGCGAGCTTCAGAGACGTAGAGATATCCGCAGTATGCGACCTCGACGAGAACCGGCTAAACAAGACAGCCGACAGATACGGCGTAGAAAACCGTTTCAAAGACTATAGACTTATGCTCGACAGGGTCGGTCTGGACGCGGTGTACGTCGTGATGGCCCCTCTACCTATAGGTCACTACTCCCATGCAGAGCCTATGACGAAGATAGTAGTCGAATGTCTTAGACGGGGTAAGCACGTATTTATCGAGAAGCCCCCGGGCGTCACGGTCGAAGAGACGAAGATTATGGCTAAAGCCGCCGAGGAAAGCGGATGTAAGACCATGGTGGGCTTCAATAGGAGGTTTATACCGGTTTTAAGGGAAGCGAAGAGGATAGTCGAGGAGAACGGACCTATAACATGCTGTCTGGCGGTTTTCTATAAGGACATGATCAGCAAACCGGAGCCCTGGGGCTGTGTAAGTTTCCTAGTGGCAGATACCATACACGCCGTCGACACCCTCAGGTGGTTAGGAGGCGAAGTCGATAAAATCGTCAGCCACGTATCGAGCTTTTACGCAGAATACCCCAACACTTTCCACGCGCTCGTGAAGTTTAGAAACGGCTGTGTAGGACATCTATGCTCGAACTACTCCTCTGGGGGACGCGTACATTACTTTGAGATGCATTCGAAAGCCATATACGCTTTCGTGAACCTACCGTTCGAGCCTGAGAGGCAGGAGGCCCTCATACTCAGAGATGGTAAACCATACGGTGAGATCGAGACGGTTAGGAACCTAGACCTCGTAGGAGGACGTAGGGAGCAGTACGTACTCTACGGTTTCCTTCAAGAGAATAGACATTTCATAGACTGCATAAAGGAGGATAAGATACCTGAGACGAATTTTGAAGACGCTGTTAAAACCATGGAGCTTGTAGAGCTTATAAAAGCGTCGACACTCTAGCGAGGAGGCGATGAGGATGCAGTTGTTGGTTTTTTCTAAGATGTTTCAGAGGCTTCCTTTAGATGAGTTCGGAGAGCTCGTTGCTGAGATGGGGTTTGAAGGTGTAGACCTGACCGTGAGACCCGGTGGATACATTCCTCCACAGAGAGTAGAGGAGGAGCTCCCAAAGGCCATAGAGGCTTTAAAGGATAGGGGGCTTTTGGTGCCCATGATAACGACCTCGATAACGAGCGTCGAAGACCCTTATGCAGAGGCGACGTTTAAAACGGCTTCGGAGTGCGGCGTGAGGTATTTGAAGCTTGGATACTGGCGTTATGAAGGATTCGGAAGGCTCAGGACGCAGATAGAGGAAGCCCGTAAGAGGCTGAAGGAGATACAGGTACTCAGCCGGAGATACGGGGTTACGGCGGCTGTACACATCCACTCAGGAATGTACCTGACGGCCGAGCCAGCGATAGTCGCGGAGATCCTCGAAGGCTTCGACCCAGACTTGGTCGGGGCCTACATAGACCCAGGGCATATGGTCGTCGAGGGGGGATTAGCAGGATGGCTTATGGGTCTTGACCTACTCAGCGATAAGATACGTATGGTCGCCGTCAAGGATTTCGCATGGTTCAAAGAGGGAGGGTTGTGGAGGGCAAAGGTCGTTCCGTTAGGCGAGGGGCTAGTGCCGTGGAGAAGGGTCTTCGAGATCCTGAACCGTATAGGTTTTGAGGGGCCCGTATCTCTACATAGCGAATATGAAGACCTCACTCTTACAGAGCTCATAGAGCAGACTAGAAGGGATTTAAAATACGTGAAAGATATCCTGAAGAGCCTAGGCTGAGGAGGCTAGATCTCTCCAACCCTCTCGTCTTCGTCGAGTATCAGCCGCATAGTGTCTGGGTCTGGAGGCATAAGGTCTAGAAACTGCTCAGCCGCTCTTCTGGGGTCTCCGTTTCGAACTATGTATCGGCCTACGACGATTATATCCGCTCCGCTTCGAAGGGCCTCGCCCGCGGTGGCTGGTGTAACGCCTCCGGCTACGGCTACGAGAACCCTAAACCGCTTCTTGATCTCAGATATGTTACCCCATCTTGTTTCCAAAGGCTTGCCCGCCTCGGCCGCCGCCCTCTCGACATCGGCGCTCACATGAAGGAGAACTATGTCAGGCTTGTAGGTCAGTCGTTCAAGACGGGCTATCGGGTCTGAGACCTCCATCATATCCAGCACAGAGTATATACCCTGTTTCTGAGCTTCAAGGATCGCTTTATCGACCGTGGTGTCGGAGGCCACCGCCAGTATACACACAGCATCTGCGGTAGCGTCGGCGGCTTCCTTAACCTCGACCCTACCGACATCCATCGTTTTGAGGTCTGCGACTATAAAGGCATCTCTCCATACGCTTCGGATCTTCTCGACGACTCCTACTCCTTGAGCCTTTATCAGCGGAGTACCCGCCTCGAGTATGAGCCTCTCCCTCTTGGGGAGAAGCTTGACGACTTCTAAAGCCCTATCCACGCTTCTCAAGTCTAAAGCGACCTGTAGATACGGCGGGTTCCAAAGCCTCCTGACCTTGAACCCCATGATCGGGTGGACAGCCCTATCCTTCTCCTTAAGGACCTTCTCAGCCGATGGGTAGCCCTTCAGGGCTCTCCTTATAGCCAGCTTAGTAGCTCCATAGTTGTACTGGTAAATCTTCCTATAGTCCTTAGCCTTAGGGTGTATGAAGACCGAGGCTATTACGACCCAGTCTTCGCATTTATCCCTTGGGATCAATCCTTCTTCGACTGCATCTGCAACTGCCTTTGCGACGGCTGCTTGAGCAGGGCCGAATATCTTATCGGCATCCTCCATCGTTTTAACGGTGACCTTCGGTACGATCACCGTGTTCGGCTTTGTAGGTAGGTTAGGTCGTATAACGGCGAGCATAGGCGTATGTCCCGCCGAAAGCTGGGATAAAGCGTTTACAAACGCTATCCCAGCCGCCCCCCGTTTACTTCCTATGACGAGGTCTATGTGCGCAACTTCATAACCCGAGCCGACCAAAGCCTCTCCCACATAGAACCCTTCTTCCAAATAAGCCCCCCTACGATACATGATAGATATGTTCATCCATAAATAGGTTAGGATAGCTTAAGACGGAGGAAACGCTTATCTACATCCACCGAGGGATACTACGGCTTGGGGGTAGCATATGACCGGTGGTAGTCTTTGCCCACGAACACAAAGGATCCTCTAGACCCAAAGGCTGCTTAAGGTTCATGAGGAAGTTTGCGATAACCCCCATAGAGGTTCTTAAACCCCATGAAGACGTAGACCCTCATAGGCTTTCTTCTTTGACGAGGGAAATAGGCTTAGACGGGGTTTTGAAGAGACCTATAGTAGCTGACCATCGTACGAACGTCGTGCTCGATGGGCACCATAGGCTTCAAGCCCTTAAGCTTTTAGGCTGCCGACTCATACCGGTTATATACGTAGACTATAGGGATTCGAGGATCATAGTCAAAACCTATAGAGAATCCATAGATTTAACAAAGGACATGGTCGTCGAAGCCGGTTTAAAGGGACATCTTTTCCCGCCTAAAACGTCTAAACACATGGTTTTGAAGGGTAGCGACCTGACGCATATATCCGAGTTTGAGAAGCCGGTTCACATACCGCTGAGCAGGCTTAGAAAGCCTATCAGATAGACATCCATCCTATTTCCTTTTTAAGCTCTCAAGCTCCAAACGTGATATAAGGTAGCAGACAACAGCTTCTGCGCCTTGGTTGAGGTTCACACCTTCCGGTGTTAAACCGTCGTGACATCCACCGGTGTCCTGGTCATACACCGAGGTCTTGTTGATGTTTTCTCCCAGGAACCAGTTGAAGGCCTTCCACATGGTTTTGAGGTATTCTCTGTCGCCGGAAATCTTGTAGAGGGACGCCGCAGCCTCTACCATGGAGCCTGCTTCGATCGGCTGCTGGTCGTAGAGGGCTCTGAATCTCCCCTTGAAGTACCAGCCGTTGTTCCCGATAGGAGCATAGACCTCATCGATCGTCTCCACATATGTCAGAAACTTGAAGGTTTTAACAGCGGCTTCGAGATACCTCGTGTCGCCTATAGCCTCATACGCTTTCGAAAGGGCATAGGGTATACGGGGGTTATCGTAGGTAAGGTATGGTTCGAACCATATCCAGTCCGGCGAGCTGTTTCTCGAGTAATGCTCTAGAAGCTTGTCGGCCAGCGTCTTAAGGCATCTGATCACGTTGGGGTCCTCTGGGAAGGCCCTGGCATAGTGGTATAATCCTAGAATCGAGTATGCTATTCCCCTTGGAGAACGCATCTTAAACGCATGGGGCAACGCCTTGTCGAAGACCTCCTTAGCCAAGAGTTTTACATCCTCTGAGAGGGGGGAGTCGAGGGTGTATCCACACGCCCACAGAACTCTACCTACGCAGTCCTCAGAGTAACCGTCTATGATCCTCCTATCGTAGCTCATGAGGTTGTAGACCCTACCGTCTTCCTGCTGCATATGATATATGAAGCTAAGGTATACATTTGCAAGCCTTAGACTCTCCTCGTCCACCCCGAACAGCCTACAGTATTTAACTATGACTATTAAGGCCCTGGAGTTGTCATCTACCGTATAGCCGCTTCGCCTATCTGGAACAGCGTATTTAGCATGTTGTATAATACCCGTATCATCCGTGAGGTTTTTAAGATGCGTCAGCTTGATAGGTGGCACCCTCCCTAGCCATCCCAAGGTTTTACCCGTCCTCTTCCACCTAAACATCTTCTCAACCCCCTATAGAACATAGTCGAGGAGTAGAATCTACGTTCAGAACGCACCCTCTCCTTCTTAAAGAACCCATTAATAAACTTTCAAGCACAGATTCTAAGTCAGTACGGTCTTCTCCATCTCCAGCTCCAAGACATCCGCATACAAGTCCACATGCTTCTTAGCCACCACAGGCCATATCATGCCTCTAGAATATCTATAGGCTTCGGCTTCCAATCTCCGCTTAAGCCATTCATCAGTTAGCAGTTTCTCAGCCGACGCAGCTATAGACTCCGAGTCTTCGAAGTTGCATAGAAGGCCTCTCTCGTTTCTCAGAAGCTCCACAGCATACAGGTAGGGTGTGGAGACTATAGCCTTACCGACACCCATCGCGTAAGTCAAAGTCCCGCTGGTTATCTGGTTTCTACCCACGTACGGTGTCAAGTATACGTCTGTAGCCCGCAGTAGGAGCGTAAGCTCCTCGTCGCTCAGATACTTATCGTAAAACATGACATGTTTCTCCAAGCGTAACTGCTTAACAAGCCTTACAAGCCGTTTCCTATAGCTCTCTCCTTGACTCCTCTTAACCTCAGGATGGGTTTCACCAGCG comes from the Candidatus Bathyarchaeota archaeon genome and includes:
- a CDS encoding glycosyltransferase; the encoded protein is MFRWKRTGKTLGWLGRVPPIKLTHLKNLTDDTGIIQHAKYAVPDRRSGYTVDDNSRALIVIVKYCRLFGVDEESLRLANVYLSFIYHMQQEDGRVYNLMSYDRRIIDGYSEDCVGRVLWACGYTLDSPLSEDVKLLAKEVFDKALPHAFKMRSPRGIAYSILGLYHYARAFPEDPNVIRCLKTLADKLLEHYSRNSSPDWIWFEPYLTYDNPRIPYALSKAYEAIGDTRYLEAAVKTFKFLTYVETIDEVYAPIGNNGWYFKGRFRALYDQQPIEAGSMVEAAASLYKISGDREYLKTMWKAFNWFLGENINKTSVYDQDTGGCHDGLTPEGVNLNQGAEAVVCYLISRLELESLKRK
- a CDS encoding Gfo/Idh/MocA family oxidoreductase — translated: MPDRIRIGFIGAGELANSVHYPSLASFRDVEISAVCDLDENRLNKTADRYGVENRFKDYRLMLDRVGLDAVYVVMAPLPIGHYSHAEPMTKIVVECLRRGKHVFIEKPPGVTVEETKIMAKAAEESGCKTMVGFNRRFIPVLREAKRIVEENGPITCCLAVFYKDMISKPEPWGCVSFLVADTIHAVDTLRWLGGEVDKIVSHVSSFYAEYPNTFHALVKFRNGCVGHLCSNYSSGGRVHYFEMHSKAIYAFVNLPFEPERQEALILRDGKPYGEIETVRNLDLVGGRREQYVLYGFLQENRHFIDCIKEDKIPETNFEDAVKTMELVELIKASTL
- a CDS encoding sugar phosphate isomerase/epimerase is translated as MQLLVFSKMFQRLPLDEFGELVAEMGFEGVDLTVRPGGYIPPQRVEEELPKAIEALKDRGLLVPMITTSITSVEDPYAEATFKTASECGVRYLKLGYWRYEGFGRLRTQIEEARKRLKEIQVLSRRYGVTAAVHIHSGMYLTAEPAIVAEILEGFDPDLVGAYIDPGHMVVEGGLAGWLMGLDLLSDKIRMVAVKDFAWFKEGGLWRAKVVPLGEGLVPWRRVFEILNRIGFEGPVSLHSEYEDLTLTELIEQTRRDLKYVKDILKSLG
- the rlmD gene encoding 23S rRNA (uracil(1939)-C(5))-methyltransferase RlmD translates to MNVFKPFRGMSFLVKCRHYGVCGGCQLQHLPYREQVELKVSRLEKLFGFEPHEVYESPRRFYYRNRMDYVVGPGHVVGLKERGKWWRYVDLEECLLMSREADLAKNVFREFIKAEGLEPWDAKAQRGFVRYLVIREGKFTGERMCTVVTFKPMEERDYRVLFSKFLELLEEKGIEVTSLYWGLNPYVTDVSYSFETRLIHGAPLIRERLLGNTYLIGVNSFFQSNPYTAELLVKKAVELLEPDGGKVYDLYCGVGTFSVEIGKHSKVVCVDSESEAIELLRENMRLNDVEGYEALNVKVERLRKLDTDKVLLDPPRSGLHPKAVRLLARSKPKTVVYVSCNPKTQKRDITMLSRAGYKLEHLIFIDQFPQTEHMETIALLRQ
- a CDS encoding bifunctional 5,6,7,8-tetrahydromethanopterin hydro-lyase/3-hexulose-6-phosphate synthase, whose translation is MYRRGAYLEEGFYVGEALVGSGYEVAHIDLVIGSKRGAAGIAFVNALSQLSAGHTPMLAVIRPNLPTKPNTVIVPKVTVKTMEDADKIFGPAQAAVAKAVADAVEEGLIPRDKCEDWVVIASVFIHPKAKDYRKIYQYNYGATKLAIRRALKGYPSAEKVLKEKDRAVHPIMGFKVRRLWNPPYLQVALDLRSVDRALEVVKLLPKRERLILEAGTPLIKAQGVGVVEKIRSVWRDAFIVADLKTMDVGRVEVKEAADATADAVCILAVASDTTVDKAILEAQKQGIYSVLDMMEVSDPIARLERLTYKPDIVLLHVSADVERAAAEAGKPLETRWGNISEIKKRFRVLVAVAGGVTPATAGEALRSGADIIVVGRYIVRNGDPRRAAEQFLDLMPPDPDTMRLILDEDERVGEI
- a CDS encoding ParB N-terminal domain-containing protein, with the protein product MRKFAITPIEVLKPHEDVDPHRLSSLTREIGLDGVLKRPIVADHRTNVVLDGHHRLQALKLLGCRLIPVIYVDYRDSRIIVKTYRESIDLTKDMVVEAGLKGHLFPPKTSKHMVLKGSDLTHISEFEKPVHIPLSRLRKPIR